From Drosophila gunungcola strain Sukarami chromosome X unlocalized genomic scaffold, Dgunungcola_SK_2 000038F, whole genome shotgun sequence, a single genomic window includes:
- the LOC128260741 gene encoding proteasome subunit alpha type-7-1, which produces MSSRYDRAVTIFSPDGHLLQVEYAQEAVRKGSTAVGVRGANCVVLGVEKKSVAKLQEDRTVRKICMLDHHVVMAFAGLTADARILINRAQVECQSHRLNVEDPVTLEYITRYIAQLKQKYTQSNGRRPFGISCLIGGFDADGSAHLFQTEPSGIFYEYKANATGRSAKVVREFFEKTYREEEVSTEQGAVKLAIRALLEVAQSGQNNLEVAIMENGKPLKMLDSKVIAEYVKIIEKEKEEELEKKKQKK; this is translated from the exons atGTCCTCGCGCTACGATCGGGCTGTAACCATATTCTCGCCGGACGGCCACCTCCTGCAGGTCGAGTACGCCCAGGAGGCGGTCCGCAAGGGCTCGACAGCG GTCGGCGTTCGAGGGGCCAACTGCGTGGTGCTAGGTGTGGAGAAAAAGTCGGTGGCCAAGTTGCAGGAGGATCGCACGGTGCGCAAGATCTGCATGCTCGACCACCACGTTGTGATGGCTTTTGCCGGTCTCACGGCGGATGCGCGTATCCTTATTAACCGCGCCCAGGTCGAGTGCCAGAGCCATCGCCTCAACGTGGAGGATCCGGTGACCCTCGAGTACATCACCAG ATACATTGCTCAGCTGAAGCAGAAGTATACACAGAGCAATGGCCGCCGTCCCTTCGGAATATCCTGCCTTATTGGTGGCTTCGATGCCGACGGCTCTGCACATCTGTTCCAGACCGAACCGTCCGGAATTTTCTACGAGTACAAGGCTAACGCCACCGGGCGATCGGCGAAAGTGGTGCGCGAGTTCTTCGAGAAGACCTACCGCGAGGAGGAGGTGAGCACCGAGCAGGGAGCCGTCAAGCTGGCTATCCGCGCCCTCCTCGAGGTGGCCCAGTCTGGCCAGAACAATCTGGAGGTAGCCATCATGGAAAACGGCAAACCACTGAAAATGCTGGATAGCAAAGTCATCGCCGAGTACGTTAAGATCAttgagaaggagaaggaggaggagctcgaaaagaagaaacagaaaaagtAA
- the LOC128260722 gene encoding peroxisomal multifunctional enzyme type 2 gives MSSPDGKLRYDGRVAVVTGAGAGLGREYALLLAERGAKVVVNDLGGTHSGEGASQRAADIVVEEIRKMGGEAVADYNSVIEGAKVIETAVKAFGRVDILVNNAGILRDRSLVKTSEQDWNLVNDVHLKGSFKCTQAAFPYMKKQNFGRIIMTSSNSGIYGNFGQANYSAAKMGLVGLANTVAIEGARNNILCNVIVPTAASRMTEGILPDILFNELKPKLIAPVVAYLCHESCEDNGSYIESAAGWATKVHTVRGQGAVLRPTLDDPVTIEYVKDVWSKVTDMSKAKHLGAIAEASGTLLEVLEKLKAGGGDAVEDTFEFNSKSLITYALGIGASIKNAKDMRFLYENDADFAAIPSFFVLPGLLLAMSTDKLISKALPHTQVDFSNILHGEQYLEIVDDLPSSGTLLTSGKVFDVMDKGSGAVVVTDCESYDESGRLLVRNQSSTFVVGAGKFGGKKEPIAGVVPLQPAPQRQPDASIQYATSHDQAALYRLSGDSNPLHIDPQMALLAGFKTPILHGLCTLGFSVRAVLAQYADNNAALFKAVKVRFSGPVIPGQSLRVDMWKQGTRINFRTVVVETGKEVISGAYVDLKSTVAKL, from the exons ATGTCCTCCCCCGATGGAAAACTTCGCTACGATGGCCGTGTGGCGGTTGTGACGGGAGCTGGCGCCGGATTGGGCAGGGAGTACGCCCtcttgctggcggagcggggCGCCAAGGTGGTGGTCAACGACCTGGGCGGCACCCACTCCGGCGAGGGAGCCTCGCAGCGGGCCGCCGACATTGTGGTGGAGGAGATCCGGAAGATGGGCGGCGAGGCGGTGGCCGACTACAACTCTGTGATTGAGGGGGCAAAGGTCATCGAGACGGCGGTGAAGGCCTTCGGACGCGTGGACATCCTGGTGAACAACGCCGGCATCCTGCGCGACCGCAGCCTGGTGAAGACCAGCGAACAGGATTGGAACCTGGTCAACGACGTCCATCTGAAGGGCAGCTTCAAGTGCACCCAGGCCGCATTCCCGTACATGAAGAAGCAGAACTTCGGCCGCATCATCATGACCTCGTCTAACTCTGGCATCTACGGTAATTTCGGCCAGGCCAACTACTCGGCGGCCAAGATGGGCCTCGTCGGCCTGGCCAACACGGTGGCCATCGAGGGCGCCCGCAACAACATACTGTGCAACGTCATCGTGCCCACGGCCGCCAGCCGAATGACCGAGGGCATCCTGCCCGACATCCTCTTCAACGAGCTGAAGCCCAAACTGATCGCCCCCGTGGTGGCCTATCTGTGCCACGAGTCCTGCGAGGATAATG GCAGCTATATTGAGAGCGCCGCTGGCTGGGCCACCAAGGTGCACACTGTGCGCGGCCAGGGCGCCGTGCTGCGCCCCACGTTGGACGACCCCGTGACCATTGAGTACGTCAAGGATGTGTGGTCAAAGGTGACGGACATGTCCAAGGCAAAGCACTTGGGGGCAATCGCAGAGGCCTCCGGCACCCTGCTGGAAGTGCTTGAAAAGCTGAAGGCGGGCGGTGGCGACGCCGTGGAGGACACATTCGAGTTCAACAGCAAGTCGCTCATCACTTACGCCCTGGGCATCGGGGCGTCTATTAAAAACGCCAAGGACATGCGCTTCCTGTACGAGAACGATGCCGACTTCGCCGCAATTCCATCATTCTTCGTTTTGCCCGGCCTTCTGTTAGCCATGTCCACCGACAAGCTGATTAGTAAGGCCCTGCCCCACACCCAGGTCGACTTCTCTAACATTCTGCACGGAGAGCAGTACCTCGAGATCGTGGACGACCTGCCCTCCAGCGGCACTCTGTTGACCAGCGGCAAGGTGTTTGATGTAATGGACAAGGGTTCCGGCGCCGTGGTCGTTACCGATTGCGAGTCATATGACGAGAGCGGCCGTCTTTTGGTGCGTAACCAGAGCAGCACGTTTGTGGTCGGCGCCGGCAAATTCGGCGGCAAGAAGGAGCCCATCGCCGGAGTCGTTCCCTTGCAGCCAGCACCCCAGCGTCAGCCGGACGCCTCTATCCAGTATGCCACGAGCCATGACCAGGCGGCGCTTTACCGCCTCTCCGGCGACAGCAACCCCCTGCACATCGATCCCCAGATGGCCCTGCTCGCTGGATTTAAGACGCCCATTCTGCATGGACTCTGCACACTGGGCTTCTCCGTGAGAGCCGTGCTGGCGCAGTACGCGGACAATAACGCAGCGCTATTCAAGGCCGTCAAAGTCCGTTTCTCTGGACCCGTGATTCCGGGCCAGAGCTTGCGCGTGGACATGTGGAAGCAGGGCACTCGCATCAACTTCCGCACGGTGGTCGTGGAGACCGGAAAGGAGGTGATCTCCGGAGCCTACGTTGACCTCAAGAGCACAGTAGCCAAGCTGTAA